In Globicephala melas chromosome 20, mGloMel1.2, whole genome shotgun sequence, the genomic window TGGGAGCTGCACTCTTTCCAGGGATCCCCAGCACCCCGGCCTCACTACAAGGTGCCGTCTTTCTAGACCAGCCCTGACCGCTCAtttcctggtctttttttttttttttcctgcaatgcCCTTGTCCCTTctcaccctcctcctcctcaaaCTTCGTAGCCTGGATCTgagcagaaaaagaggaaagggaggccCAGAGCATAGGGGTGAGAAATTGATGCAGAATGAGCAGACTGTTTATTGGGATCTAGGAaaagccattaagaaaataagtaCTTAAATGATTTTCAATCTGCGCATGGAAGTCATCTATCTTCATACTGGGGGAAAAAGGCCCGTTCTCTGATCCCGGTTTTGATTGACTGCTTTCCAGTTCTCTAAGCATCTCCCACAGGAGCCTCTCACCTATTTCCCATAATGACAGGCCTTTGCATTTCCAGGcagtgttttacatttatttccgaTTTGCTCATAATGGTCAAAAATCTCTCTCCGATCCAAGGCATTTCTCTGGCAGTGCATGGTTTCCCTCAGGCCAAATGGTTCAGCTGTGATCCACGGAAAATGAGAATTTCCCAAACGCACCTCCGGACTAAGGGAGGGTCCAGCATCACAAATTCAGATGGAAAATTTCCCACTGTTAGATCAATATCTGGGCTGAGAAATAAATGCCACAGGGGCAGAGAGCTGGAGCAAAATGATTACAATTGGCACAATTACATTCACCAGCAGAATCAACTTGCTGATTACTCCTAGGGATAGGGAGCTCCCGCTTCATCCACCGCAGGACGGCTTGGGAATTAGAACATCACTCAGCATTTCATAATTCAACAGATTTGCCCGTTGCTTTGGCGTGAGTTCATTTCCTCCATATAGTACATTCCTGAAAGAGGAGTTCTTAtttcaaggaaagaaggaaggaaggaagggaagaagggagaaaggaagggaaggaagagaaagtaacTGAGTCTCAGAGTATGTGAGAGACCAAGGCTAGTATATTGCAGGCAGAGGTTAGAATATGCTGCTCTGGAATTTCCGGGCCAGGGATCTGACATTGTGACTGCTAAGGTGAGGTCTTTCCCAGAATTCTACACAGCTACAACCTCATCAGGTACAAAGGGCTCAAGAACGTACGCTTGGGTGCCTTAATTATCCTGTTGACCAAGGAGTTTACTAGGCAAATTTTCATTAACTGAGAACCAATCTGAAGTTCTTTTGGGGCCACAGGAAAAAGACAGTCTGCTGGCTAGTGGGGGTTTCTACAGCATCTTTCCTCTGTTGAGCTTTGAAGAGGCAGAGGCGTTCACTGCTTTCTCACCAGTGGTGAATGCTGGGTAGGCGGGGGCCATGGCAAATGGATTGGGCATGCTGCGTGGCTCTGTGTACTGACACTGGCCCCAGGGCCCGCtgtgtccccaccccctcccaatcTTCTCTTTAATCCCCCCAACCAGATAATGTGGGATTTGGAAGCATGTAATATCCATGAGactccattataggctattacgaGCTTTATATACAGTACCTGGGGGATGTGTCGGGCTGATGCTTGTCACTGTGGCTGCTGAAACCGAGAGGGACTACAGGAATGGTCCCAAGGGCCAAAGTGACCCTTCTATTGTTTTGATCAGTTACCCCCAAAAGGGAGCTCTGATCTCTTGTGACATAGAGATGGAAAGCGTTAAAGAGAAACAGCTCTCATTCTCTTATGGTGGAAGAAACACAGAGGGATGTATAGGGAGAACAAAAACATTAATCGCTGAATTAATTGCTGGAGTCCTAAGAGGCCATCTCACCTACTGGGGTTTCTGCATGAGGGCACTATTGGCATTTGGGTGGGATCTTCCTGAGCATTGCAGGTTTAGCatccctggcccctgcccaccaAATGTAAGTGGCAACCCCCAGGCATTGTGACAAGCAAAAATATGATCCATGCCATTTCCACAACTCCCCTGGTGTGGAACCACCAACAGTCCAACAGTCATGTGTTACAGAGGAGGAATCTGGGATCAGCGAGCAATCAGACCAAGGTCACAGAGGGGATGCTGGGACTGGACCCAGAGCCAGAGCTCCCAACTTAGGACCCTTTCCACAAAACAGGCAGCCTCTGAGAAGGAACTGAGAGATAGATCACAAGAAGAGACAAAACATTATATgacaagaaaaaggaacaggGAAAAGAAACAGCAGGGAattggggaggggaaaagggataAAGAATTGAGATCAAAACAGTGAGTGGGGTCAGGGGACTGGAGGAAAGGGAAATCTTATCAAGTTCATTGAACATTTACCACCTTCTAGGTGTGGAGATAAAAGAGGACTTAGGGTCTCTGACCTCAAGGGCAGGATGGATCCTGATGAGGGAAGATGGAGGGATAAGCAAACCAATAGTGAGAGCCAAGGGCAGACTTGGGGATGGGCTGGAAACCAGCACAACAATACTGGACTGTTACAACAGAATGTAGAtgtctttgcctgttttttgaaTGTGAGGCCAGGACTCCCCTTGATGCCTGGTCTGGGCCCCTTGCTGAAAAATGACAGAGAAGGCCCAGGGCCCGGACGCAGACTCTCActcaggtgtcttttttttttttttataggcaGACTGGACTACTGCTGCTGGGAATGAAGGAGAATGCAGAATTAAAGATAATCCAGGCTACTCTGTCTAGGCAGGGAGTGGAACACCAGTGTCTTCCATCTGAGGAACTGAAGCAACGTTTCCCCAATATTCGGTTGGCCAGGGGAGAAGTGGGGCTCTTAGAAAAGTCTGGAGGAGTTCTCTATGCTGACAAGGCGCTCAGAGCCCTTCAGGTGATACCGTGCAGCATTAGGGGCACTGCAGCTCCTGCTCTGGGCATCCTGGGTCCCCATCAGCCATCCCCTGATGCCCAGTTGGATGACAGCCTTTGCCCTGCCAGCTTTAGTCTTGACTTTTTGGACTGGGCAGTTTTATATACCCTGCTAGGCCTCACAATATGGGAGAGGAGATCTAGATTCTGTCCTCTCTTTTCTGCACTCGATGAAGGATTCTTTGTCCAGGGTGAACCACATACATAACTGATTTGCCCTTTCCTGCTCCTGCCCTTTCAGGATGCAATTCGACAGCTAGGAGGCATAGTGCATGATGGAGAGAAGGTGATGGAGATAAAACCAGGGCTACTGGTCGTGGTGAAAACCACCTCCAGGAGCTACCAAGCCAAGAGTTTGATCATCACAGCAGGTCCTTGGACCAACCGGCTCCTCCGTCCCCTGGGCATTGAGCTGCCTCTCCAGGTAGAGGGAGCTGAAAGCCTGAGAGGTGGTGCTTAAGAAAAGAAGCCTTGGACCCAGATGGACTTGAGTCTTCCATCTGCCACTTGCTAGTggatgactttgggcaaatttcaTTCATCTTCACCTCACTTAGCCTCAATTTTATAACCTGTAAAGTGGGGACTAGGGCTGTtggagaattaaattaaattttatatatatatatataaaacctaagGAGATGGCCTGGcctatagtaagcactcaataaacatgaGGTATTATTAactcctggagagagagagaagtaggcTGGATGCAGTTTTGGGAGAAGATTAAGAATAGGGGAAGAGACAGATTCAGCAATTTTTATGCATCATAACATAATGTAACATGTAAATGACATAAGAATTGAGTGAAACAAAGATGGGTGAGTTAATCAGGGCATCTGGGCTTATATTAAAGGGCTACGGGACCCCAGAAATGCTTTCTCCCTTCATTTCCCACTTCTTCTTCCTGCTCCAAGACCCTGCGGATCAATGTGTGTTACTGGCGAGAGAAGGTTCCCGGAAGCTATGGTGTGTCCCAGGCCTTTCCATGCTTCCTGGGCTTCGGCCTGGCTCCTTACCACATCTATGGATTGCCCTCCGGAGAGTACCCAGGGCTGATGAAGGTGAGCGGAGAGGCCAAGAGAAGGCTAATAGGGGCCCAGGCAGATGTGGGGCAGCTATTCTAACTTTCCTCTCACCAGACTCCCTCAGATCCCAGTGGGCAGGAGCAGGAACGGACTTCACTATTCACTATGCGCAACACAAGACCCCTGGCTGTCCTGGAGCCCTTCCTTTGCAATCATAGGGTTGGCGGGGGAATGGACAGCTAGGCAAACTCATGTGGCAACAAACAGCATCTGTCAGGACTGGGGAAGGCTGGGATGATGGATGGGGTGCATTCTGTGTACAACCTGCCCCCTGGGTTGGGGGTGGTGTGCAGGAGGCCAGCCATCCCAGCTCACACTGCTCTGATTGGGAGCCAGGTCTGCTATCACCACGGCAACAATGCAGATCCTGAGGAGCGGGACTGCCCTGCAGCTTTCTCAGACATCCAAGACGTCCACATCCTGAGCTGCTTTGTCAGAGATCACTTACCTAACTTAGAGCCTGAGCCTGCTGTTATGGAGCACTGCATGTACACGGTAAGGGTGTGGGCAACTGGGCCAGGCTCTCTTGCAGCCCTGGAGAACAGGGGAATGAGACAGACTGGCCTTGTGCCGCTCAGGCTGGACTCTACCTGACCCCTGACACAGTATGTGACTTGAAACAAATGAGCTCATTCCTGCGGGTCAGTTCACCTCCACCAGAGAGGGCCCACTAGAGGTTATTCGTATTCTTTTTCATTAGGAAACTAGGCATACGTCTGGCAGTCCTTCACTATATTTCCCAGAAGAGCTCTAAAAGAGTTTTTGGCAAGATGTTCTAGTTGAGCAGGCCTTAGGGACAAAGAGAAGAGACAGATGTCACCAGGGCCTGAGGCGTCTTCGCTAAAGTTACTTTACACGtgttaactgagcacctactgtgttcaTAGCTCTACATGAGAAGAGACAGATGGACAAATGAGAAAGACTGGCGTACCCTAGGGCACTGGCATGCAGAAAGCATTCCTGTGCCCCATTCCTATTCTTTCTGGAAAGAAATCCAGCTGAGTCTCCTCCCCTCTGAGCCTGCaattcttcttcctccctctatcCTCAAAGGACACAGGTGTGATTGTTTCTTTCTAGAACACCCCTGATGAGCACTTCATTCTTGATCGACACCCAAAGTACGACAACATTGTCATTGGTGCTGGATTCTCTGGTGAGCCTGAGCAAGGGAAGACGGGGTGCCTTAAAGATGACCCACCTCAGTGCCAGGCAAAATGGTGTTTTTCATGCTTTTAGTTGGACAGAGAGGGGCCAAAGCATAGACCTTGAGTGTATAAGGGGGTTAAGAggggctatcagagaagaaagggtTCTCACGGTGGGAGGCAACTTCCAGCTTTGGGATGCGACCAATGGGGAGGTTAGCTCTATCTGGGGACTGTGTAGGGGACGTCCAGGGAGTCCAGTACCTGTCTCTGAGGATGCCTGACCACCTGTTCTCCTTTCCCTAGGGCATGGGTTTAAGCTGTCCCCTGTTGTGGGGAAGATCCTGTATGAATTAAGCATGAAATTAATGCCATCCTATGACTTGACACCTTTTCGAATCAGCCGCTTCCCCCGCCTGGGCAAAGCCCACATTTGACTGGCCAGCTGCTTCCCTTCTGTGCACAGGAGCTCAGAACAAAGCCCTCTTCTGGGAAAGACTTCTCAGAGGAAGGAAGTGTCTGTGAGATGTTATCCTTTTTTCTTGCCCCTCTTCAGTTCCCCATAAACACCAGCTGATTGAATTTACCTTCTTTCCCTAGCCAACTCCCCAATCCCACACTTTTATTGCTTCAGAAGTTAAATCAGATATTCTATGATCACAGAGTAGCAAGGACCTTGAAGCTGGATCTCTCAATAAGGAGGGGGCATAAGGACTGGCTCAGGAGACCAAAGCAGTTGTTAAAATTCTCTTCACGGGGGCATTTGATGAATTTGGGATAGATTTGACTAAGGCTGCCTGGGGGAGAGTAAATAAGATGATCTGTAGACCACTAAGGCCCTTGGCATTCCTGTTCATAAAACTAGAGCCACCCTCTATCACAAACTCCTGTAAAATTTGGCTCATCTTGGGTgcacagtaaatgtttgttgcaaAAAATGTGTTGAACAAACAGATAAGTAAATGACTGCATTGCACGAAAGCCTGTGGTGGGCTTTATTTTCCATGTGACCTTATTTCTTATAGACTTTAACTGTCTAAATTAGCACCACAGAATCCATTACCCCAGGACTCCTTGGGGTCTTTATCCCCTCAGTGCACCACACCCTCTTTCTCTGGATTCTTTGTTTGGTTCTCATCCTCTCTCTGGTTCTATAAAGATGCTCAGCTCCCCAGTCTCTCATTAAGGTGTATTGTCAGGTCTTTATGAAGATGGAGCTGTTCTaccagaaaggaagagagagacacacTCGCTTAGAAACCCTGTTCAATGTTTGAATGTTAAATGTGCCATTTTATTATCATTAGGATTGCTCCCACTTAATGAAACGGCATTAACACCCAGTCGGCTGGCCTCCTTGCACTAATTGCTTTGGAAGGAAACAGGCTCATAACTGCCccagggtgggtggaggggtgagAGGTGTAAATAGAGACTCAAGCAAGGCTGAGTGCACTCAGATGAAACCCAAGCAGGAGCATTTCTAGACAGGGCCAGTTTGACCCAAAAGAACAGGAGTTAAAGTGCTCTGGGGAGAAAAAAACTGGGACTGGGTGGGGTGGAAATGTTCGAAGGAATCGCTGAGAGGGGAAGAgtgggaaatggaaataagagtAAAAATATTCCCAAAGGAAATAACAACACAGAGGAAATTACTCTTCAATTGCCTTATAGGCCTAGGCACATGGATTAGTACTGATTTCTCCTGGGAATTATAAAAGCCAGCCAATCCTGTCAACCCCACGCCAAGTCTGCTTCTTGGGTGCTCTCACCTAGTTCCCCGAACCACAgcctctgtaaagtgggaataatcctatctgtaaaacgggaataaTACTATTGATACATTCCATGGATCAACCTTGAAGACataatgctaaataaaataatc contains:
- the PIPOX gene encoding peroxisomal sarcosine oxidase isoform X2, with the protein product MAAQKDLYDAIVIGAGIQGCFTAYHLAKHRKRVLLLEQFFLPHSRGSSHGQSRIIRRAYPEDFYTQMMAECYQIWAQLEHEAGTQLYRQTGLLLLGMKENAELKIIQATLSRQGVEHQCLPSEELKQRFPNIRLARGEVGLLEKSGGVLYADKALRALQDAIRQLGGIVHDGEKVMEIKPGLLVVVKTTSRSYQAKSLIITAGPWTNRLLRPLGIELPLQTLRINVCYWREKVPGSYGVSQAFPCFLGFGLAPYHIYGLPSGEYPGLMKNTPDEHFILDRHPKYDNIVIGAGFSGHGFKLSPVVGKILYELSMKLMPSYDLTPFRISRFPRLGKAHI
- the PIPOX gene encoding peroxisomal sarcosine oxidase isoform X3 is translated as MAAQKDLYDAIVIGAGIQGCFTAYHLAKHRKRVLLLEQFFLPHSRGSSHGQSRIIRRAYPEDFYTQMMAECYQIWAQLEHEAGTQLYRQTGLLLLGMKENAELKIIQATLSRQGVEHQCLPSEELKQRFPNIRLARGEVGLLEKSGGVLYADKALRALQTLRINVCYWREKVPGSYGVSQAFPCFLGFGLAPYHIYGLPSGEYPGLMKVCYHHGNNADPEERDCPAAFSDIQDVHILSCFVRDHLPNLEPEPAVMEHCMYTNTPDEHFILDRHPKYDNIVIGAGFSGHGFKLSPVVGKILYELSMKLMPSYDLTPFRISRFPRLGKAHI
- the PIPOX gene encoding peroxisomal sarcosine oxidase isoform X1; the encoded protein is MAAQKDLYDAIVIGAGIQGCFTAYHLAKHRKRVLLLEQFFLPHSRGSSHGQSRIIRRAYPEDFYTQMMAECYQIWAQLEHEAGTQLYRQTGLLLLGMKENAELKIIQATLSRQGVEHQCLPSEELKQRFPNIRLARGEVGLLEKSGGVLYADKALRALQDAIRQLGGIVHDGEKVMEIKPGLLVVVKTTSRSYQAKSLIITAGPWTNRLLRPLGIELPLQTLRINVCYWREKVPGSYGVSQAFPCFLGFGLAPYHIYGLPSGEYPGLMKVCYHHGNNADPEERDCPAAFSDIQDVHILSCFVRDHLPNLEPEPAVMEHCMYTNTPDEHFILDRHPKYDNIVIGAGFSGHGFKLSPVVGKILYELSMKLMPSYDLTPFRISRFPRLGKAHI